In Alkalimarinus alittae, the DNA window ACGATATTGACACAACTTAACGCTTGAAGCATTTCTGTTCTTTGATCAAGAGGAATGACTGGAACGTTAGGCTTGTAAGAGTTTACTACTTCATCAGATGCAACACCCACAGCAACAACGCCACCGAGTGTACTGCAGTACTCTAATAAAGCCAGGTGGCCTACATGTAGTAAATCAAACGTACCTACCGTATATACAATCATTTCGTTATTAGTTCCTGAATTAAAGTGATGTTGTTATCGATTCATGCCTATTTTGTGACAGACTAAAAAAGATTCCAGCCATAAAAGGCTGAGAGCCCAAGTGTATAAATAGAAAGGATATAAACGTTGATGGGGTTGCCTGAAAGCTTGGGTGTTTTGATCTGAGAGACATTTAAGATGGCAAGTGTTATAGCGCTAATATAAAGAATAACAGAGAAAACAGTGTGACTAAAAAGACCTTCAAATAAGAAAATAAAGACCAAAATAAGACTGTTGTTATCTAGCGCTAGCCCAGTGTATTTTGTGCCGCCAGAAAGTCCGTATGTGCTGAAATAACTTAACCGTATCGCACTAGCGGCTAATACTATAAATGCGCCGATTATAAATAGAGGGTCGAATTTCCCATAGCTTAAAAGAAGTATGGCGGGTGTAACGCCATAGCTTACAATGTCAATTAACACGTCGAGCTGCCCGCCAAAGGCGCTGTCTGTACCTGTTCGTCCTTCCATTCTGCGTGCCACAAGGCCGTCTGCCCAGTCAAATGCAACAGCCCAAATCATGCCAATCATGGCGGCGTGAAAGTGACCTACGATACTGAAATAAATGGCTAATGTGGTACAGGCTAGACCTGCCAGTGAGCACAGGTTTGGAAGGTCTTTTACATAAGAAATAATAGTCGGCTGAACGTCTAGAGGTTCTGCGTTGTGTATCGTCATGGCGATCCTATGGTGCGTGAAAGATCCTGTGGTGTGAAATCAGTGTCGAAATGGTGGTGATGCGAGAATGTTGTAGGGACTAAACGTCCAGAGGGGATAGAGGAAACCGAGCGGTCCGCATAGGCAGTGCGGAGCACTACTGAGCGTTGTTATTATTTTTTGAGGTAATATTTGAAGCGTTAACTGTTGGTGTTAATGCTATGTAATGAGCAATAAAAAAGGGTGAGCCTGTAGGTTCACCCTTTTAAGATGCTATCTAAAAATTAGATAGCAACAATGTTTTCAGCCTGAGGGCCTTTTTGACCGTCAGTGACTGTGAACTCAACTTGCTGGCCTTCTGCAAGTGTTTTGAATCCTGAGCTAGCAATAGCGCTAAAGTGAGCAAATACATCTGGACCAGACTCTTGCTCGATAAAACCAAAACCTTTAGATTCGTTGAACCACTTAACGGTTCCTTTAGTTGTATTAGACATAATAATATCCTGAAATTTATATAGAGTAGCGCCTTTAAAAGGCTTGAATTGCATAAAAATGTAGGCTTGAACTTAAAAACTGCAGGACGAGGAATTACGAATAAAACAGCGAAATGTAGGATGTAAATAACAGACTTCTTTTCTAGCTGGTGATTAGGCTACAGTGATTGTTGTTGGCTGTCTATCTTTATTTAACTTATATCCTTCTTACAGTAAACTTGTTAGCCATGGAGTATCGCTATAATTTACTGAAATCATACGTGTCATTTGTCAAATGCTTTTCATGGAAAAATGCAGTACTGCATCAACGTTGCGAAGCGTTCGTAATGGTATGATTGACATAATTAAGACTAATTTTAAAATAAAAATACATGTCAAAATGTATCTATTTAGGGGATAGAAATGGGAAGGATTAATATTCTTGATGCGTCATGGTTGGCAGTGGAGTCTGAAGAAACGTCCATGCACGTAGGGAACTTACAAATACTTTCTTTACCCCCAAATGCCTCCAAAACGTATTTAAGAGATGAAATACAGCGGTTAAAAACAGCGTTTGATGTTGTTAAACCTTGGAATCAAAAACTCGCTTACCCGAGTTTTCTGGGTAAACTGTTGGCACCTACTTGGGTCGAGGATAAAGATATCGATCTTGATTACCATGTGCGCCACTCGGCACTGCCAAAACCGGGAGGAGAGCGAGAGCTAGGTATTCTGGTTTCTCGATTACATTCGAACCATGTTGATTTTAAGCGACCACTCTGGGAGTTTCATATCATTGAAGGGCTTGAAAACAACCGGTATGCGATTTACACAAAGATGCACCACTCCCTGATTGATGGGATTAGCGGGGTGAGGCTTTTACAGCGAATTTTATCGACAGACCCTAATGAAAGAGAGATGTTAGCGCCTTGGTCTGTTGGCCCAAAAAAGAAGCCAAAAGGTGTTGCGACAGGTCATACCCCGACCATACAAGATGTGTTTTATCATGCGATTGATGCGATAAAGGAACAAGCAAATAATACCCCTCAGCTGGTTTCAGCGCTTTCGCGTTTAGTGCTGTCGGGAATTAAAGGGCGTGATGAACTTGCGGCTCCCTTTGTGGGCCCTCAGTCTGTACTAAATATGCGAGTAAAAGCACAAAGACGAATCGCGACACAGCAATATTCGTTAGATAGGCTAAAAAAGTTGGCTAAAGACGCCGATGCGTCATTAAACGATATAGTGCTATACCTTAGTGGAAGTGCGTTAAGACGCTTTTTGTTGGAGCGAGACTGTCTGCCACAGCAAGCGTTGACGGCGGGTATTCCTGTCAATATAAGACCTGCTGACGATGATGGTACGGGTACAGCTATCAGCTTTATGATCTCGAGTTTGGCTACAAATGTAGCGGATCCGATAAAGCGATTGGAAACAATTAAAGAGTCGACCCATATCGCTAAGGAGCACTTGCAAAGCCTCCCAAGAAACACCTTAAACCAATACACCATGTTGATGATGTCGCCTTATATTCTTCAATTGCTGACGGGGTTAGGGGGGCGGATGAGACCCGCGTTTAACGTCACCATTTCGAATGTTCCTGGGCCCAAAGAAACGCTGTATTATAACGGCGCTAAACTAGAAGCCATGTATCCGATTTCACTGATAGCGCATGGCGGTGCTTTGAATATAACTTGTTTGAGTTACGGTGAGTCTTTGAACTTCGGTTATACCGGCTGTCGCGATACATTGCCGAGTATGCAGAATTTGGCTGTTTATTCGGGTGAAGCTCTAGAAGAATTGGATGCGTTAATATCTAAAAAAGCAAAAACCGGAAAGGCAAAAACTAGAAAGGCTAAGAAATAAAGCCAATACGAGGGCTTTTAGCGTGCGGGGATCGTTCCCGCACACGTAACTTGATCGTTTACGGTGCAGGCCCTCAGTTCATGTATACTATTCAAAACTAGGAGGGTATCTTCTTACAGCTAGTTGCCGTTGTGCAAAGCATTCTATTGGTTAATTGCGCCCATATATTCTAGGTCTCGCATAACGATAGAAACCCGATACCTCTTCTTTTTCTATTGTGTAGGCTTCTTTTTTGAAGTGAGTCTCTCTTAAGTTAGCAAGTGCAGAATCTAGCGCCTTGCCTTCAAATTGGTCAACTAATGCTTGTCGCTCTGCCATATATAGCAGGCCTTTTTCCCAGCGCTGGTTACGGTATTCATCTTTCTTTTGCGCTTGCGCTATTTGTTCTTCACTATAACCGAGTTTTTGCCGGACCCTGTTAATTTCGTCTTGTCGTTCTTGCGGTGAAAGGCTTTCAAGTGTTTGCTGTACAGAGTCAAAACCAAAAAACACCTTTGCTATTAAGTTAGGCGCTATCACCATGCTCTGTGCAGTATCACCATAGGTGTCTGATAATGTAGTGGTAAGTTGGTATAACTTTTCGTCAGTGCTTAAATCATTGGCGAGACCTAGGCGGTGAATCTCTTGCTGAACTTTACGTTGTTTTTGAACTAGAAGTTCGCGCTCTTCTGCCCAAATAACATCAGCCGCATCACCAAAAATATCTCTCCGTTTTTTCCAGAGCTGACCATCACGTTCAAGTGGCGGCATATCATTTAGTTGTCTGTAATTCTCGGCTAACCATTGAGTGTATTGGCTCATTAATTCAATGATGTTAATAATGGATTGGGCTTGATCGGGAAAGGCTAAATGAATTATCTCATTGAAACGAATGTGGCCGTCTTCGGGGTGTTTGTTTATAACATAATCACGGACTTTAAATAGGTTAGCCTGAACCGCGAGGTGGTCTATCTTGTCGCCATATTTAGCGATCAGTTCTTTTGCTAGTTTAGCGTTAAATGTGTCGGTGGTTGATGAATTTTCAGCATTAGCCTCAATCGTATCGACTAGCTTAGCTGACAGTGTTTCGGCTGATTCAGTCTGCGGGCCAGAGGGTAAACGAATACTTTCACTCGGTGCTTTGTTGCTGTTTAAATACCAAGGAGCAAAGCCTATTAGAAAGATAACGGTTATAGCAATGGTCAGGGTGGGTCGTTTAATCATGGTATGTCTAATCTGTACTCGTAATGGGGTAATCCAAAACCTGCCCGATTATCGGGCAGGGTGGGCATCTTAACTATTATTTTTATGAGTGGATATTAGTGTGCTCGTTGATTTGAGTCAGCCTGTTCAATTTGATTTATATGACGACTTTACTACAACAAAGGCTGCAGAACGGGCCATATCAAATTAGCAAGCTTTTGTGAGCCGCTGCTCGTTGGGTGAATACCATCGATCAATATATCACTGTCGCGAATAGCTGCGCGAGGGTCTACAAATGTGCAGTTGGCTGTTGAGTTACTGCAAGCTTGAGAGAGTCTCATGTCACCATAATCGACTGCTTCTTCTAAACTATCTAAACGGAGTGCTGCATTTTTAGTGTAGTAGTATCCCAAATAAACGATATTCTCGACGCCATCATCACTCATCGCGTTAAGTAGATTAACGCCTTCGACATAGAGATCATCAATAAAGTTCTTACAAGTAGAGCTTAGACGGCCCCACTGCCACCAGTCCGTTTTACAGTTGTGTGGGTCAAAGAAAATAGCGGGTATTAGAATATCATTACCGCCACCATCCATAACGATGGTGTTGATATTGCTGTTATCGCTTCTTGCTTCAAGGTATTGCTGGTCAATTGCCGTTGCAATAGAGCCGCCTGTTAGCTCGGCGCCAGATAATGTGTATCGTCGAAAGGTCTCGCCTGCGTTTGCTTCAAGGTAGTCTTGCAGATCGCCAGATAGCGCGAAGATTGAATCGCCTAAAAAGACGACTTGGTCGTTGTCTGCATCCGCTACTCGGTCGTTACTAAGAAGGCTTCCTGCTCCACCACAAGCGGTTAAGCTGGCAGCGATAAGTAACGTAGAAGCAATTTTGGCGGGGGTTTTGATGGTATTAGTTGTCATGCGATTTATTATTTTTTTCACTTATAATTCCTCTTTTTGTTTTTATAGTTAGATGCAGTACAACAGTACCAAAGATGTCGCACGAATAGTGCTACCTTAGTCACATAATTTTGTATTATTTTTGATCTAAAAATAGTTGGCTGTCAGCTTATACGTTAGTTGCAGTTTTAGCAGGCGTTGTTGATAGATAAAATAAGTTGAACGTAATATCCTATAGGCATGAGCTATTAAAAATTTCTAATCATAAATAAGGGTTATTCTATGAAAATAGTAAATATTGGGTTCGTGTTGTTGGCGACTATGTTTTTTTCAAGCAGTGTTTTTTCTGGCTCGACCTCTGAAGCCTCAGCAGGGAAAAAAGGCCAACAACTTGATAGTCGCATAGAGCAGTTTGTACAAAAGACTTGTGGTGATGATGTTGCCTGTGCAGAAAAGAAACGAGCGGAATATATTGATCGAATGGCAAAGTATAAGCAGCATGTTCAAGATGCCTGCGGTGATGATAAAGCCTGCAGACAAGAGATGAAGGCTAAATACATGCAGCGTAGGGCCAAGCGAGAAGAGCGTATTGCTGAACACTGCGGTGATGATGAAGCATGTCGGGATCAACTGCGTGAAAAATACAGCCTAAAAATGAAAGAAGCGCGTGAAAAATGTGGTGACAAAAAAGCCTGCTGGAAAAAATTCTACGAAGATAATAAGCCTAAAAGCAATTAATGCTTGAGGCCACGGTAACTGATGAGTGATGTATTAAATCAAGCGTTTGTTTTTATCGACCTTGAAACCACAGGGGGGCGACCTCCTGGGGACAGAATTACAGAAATAGGCCTTAAAAAGGTGGTTAATGGGCAGGTGGTTGATGAGTGGCAGACGCTTGTTAATCCCGAAGTAACCATCCCTCCGTTTATCGAAAACTATACTGGAATTACTAATGAGATGGTGCAAGATGCGCCGTTGTTTTCCGCTGTTGCTGATACCCTTAAAAGAAAGCTTGAGGGCGCTGTTTTTGTGGCTCACAATGCTCGATTTGATTACAGCTTTATAAAGAGCGAGTTTCGTAGAGTTAACGAGCCTTTTTCTGCCAAAGTACTTTGTACAGTTAAGCTGTCTCGGCAGCTTTACCCGCAGTATATTAAGCACGGTATGGATGCGCTGATCGCTAGACATGATCTGCCTGCGGCACCCAGACATCGTGCCATGGGCGATGTCGATTCGATGCTAGCGTTTTACGTTCATGCCTTATCTGAGTGCGGAAACGACGCCGTCGAAAGCGCCATAAGCAAAATACTTAAGCGCCCGAGCCTACCTTCAAACCTTCCTGCTGACGTGTTGGATGAACTACCTCAAACATTCGGTGTTTACCGGTTTTATGGTGAGAATGATGTGCTGCTCTATGTGGGGAAGGCAAACAATATATATCAGCGGGTAATGGCGCATTTCTCGTCTGATCATAGCACCGCTAAAGGTGTTGTAATGACACAAAGTATAAGACGAATTGAGTGGACTGAAACGGCAGGCGAGCTCGGCGCGCTGTTGCTAGAACTCGAACAAATAAAGGGGTTAAAGCCGATATATAATAAGCGCTCTAGGGCAGTTGATAGCTTTTACACCTATACGTTGATACCTAATAAACAAGGCTACTTATCACTTAAGCTTGTGCAAGACGTCGATATCACTCGGTTAGATAGCGCTTTTGGACTTTTTAAATCCAAGAAAATTGCTGAAAAGGCACTTCAAGGTATTAACGCGGCCAACGAGCTCTGTGCAACGTTGTTGGGGGTGGACATAGGGCTAGGCCCTTGTTTTCAGTATAAGCTGGGGCACTGTAAAGGCGCTTGTCTTGGTGAGGAAGATGTTGCTCGGTATAACCTAAGAATGAAGATTGCATTCCATTCGCTGCAACTCAAAAGATGGCCCTACAACGGGGCTGTTGCCATTAAAGAGCACGTATCATTTATCGATAAAACACACATTCATATTATATATGGTTGGATTCATCTCGGAACCGTTGAGAGCGAAGAGGCGTTGGAAGATTTTGATGTGGGGCAATATGTACAAGCATGTTTAGACGGCGAGTCCTCATTTGATCCAGACAACTATAGAGTGATCAGTAACTACTTAACGGCACCTAAAAACCGTTTGAATGTTATAATGCTTGATTAATACCTAGGGTATTTTATTGAATTAATTTATGACCTTACTGGGATTTGTGACTATACGGATACTTGACGTAACAATAATAAATGGTAATCCAACGAGCAACCCGTTTTAATGAATAAATGGTATGGTTTTTGTTCTCTCATAAACTCTTTAGACTGAGTATCACTGACGTGAGTCAATTAGAAAAAAAGTGTAGGCGCGTGGTAGCGTTTATTCGTTTTAAAATGCTTGCGATAGTGTTGTTATTTTTCAGTGTGTTTGTCTCACATGCTTATGCTGAAAATTCGACTGAGCATAAAAAGGTATTAAGCTTTGATCAAGCCATGCTTGAGCAAGCCTTAGGGCCTTACATTGAATATATTGAAGACCCTCAAGGTGAGTTGACGATAGCTGATATTTTACAACAAACACCTCAAACTTGGTCTGAAAATAAACAAGGTACGCCCAATTTTGGCTACTCAAGCAGTACCTACTGGTTTCGTATTTCACTTCATAATATCTCCCAAAATGAAACACTATCGCGTTTTTTAGTGGTTGATTACCCTCTGCTTGACCGCCTAGAGTATTTTCGAGTTAAAAATGGGCAAGTGATTGATCAATATCTAACAGGCGATAAACTCCCTTTTAACCAACGCCTGATTGAACATCGTAGTTTTATTTTTCCTTTAAACTTTAGTGCGAATGAACAATCTGATATTTATTTTCGTGTGAATAGCGGTGGAGCGGTGCAGGTGCCGCTCACCATCTGGGAACCTCAGCATTACTTTATTAATGACCAAACAGAACTTGTTCGTAAAAGTGTTTTTTATGGCGTGCTATCTGTCATGGTGTTATTTAACTTATTTATATTCTTTTCGCTCAGAGAGGCGCCGTATTTTTATTACGTCATGTTTGTGTTTTCTTTTTTGGTAACGCAGGTGGCAATGCACGGGGTTACGTATCAATACCTTTGGCCCTCTTACCCCGTGGTGCAAGAAATGGCCATACTGTTGGCCGTTCCAGGTTGTGTGCTATTTACATCTTTATTTAGCCGTAGCTTTTTATCGTTGGCTAAATATGCACCACGATTTGATTTATTCTTTAAAATCACCGCCTTTCTAGGTTTGTTAAATATCCTGTCTGCATTTTTCCTTCCATACCGGTTGCTGACAACCACTGCGGTGTTTTTGGTTGCATTGGTCTGCATCGCCTGTATT includes these proteins:
- a CDS encoding CDP-alcohol phosphatidyltransferase family protein — protein: MTIHNAEPLDVQPTIISYVKDLPNLCSLAGLACTTLAIYFSIVGHFHAAMIGMIWAVAFDWADGLVARRMEGRTGTDSAFGGQLDVLIDIVSYGVTPAILLLSYGKFDPLFIIGAFIVLAASAIRLSYFSTYGLSGGTKYTGLALDNNSLILVFIFLFEGLFSHTVFSVILYISAITLAILNVSQIKTPKLSGNPINVYILSIYTLGLSAFYGWNLF
- a CDS encoding cold-shock protein, producing MSNTTKGTVKWFNESKGFGFIEQESGPDVFAHFSAIASSGFKTLAEGQQVEFTVTDGQKGPQAENIVAI
- a CDS encoding WS/DGAT/MGAT family O-acyltransferase, yielding MGRINILDASWLAVESEETSMHVGNLQILSLPPNASKTYLRDEIQRLKTAFDVVKPWNQKLAYPSFLGKLLAPTWVEDKDIDLDYHVRHSALPKPGGERELGILVSRLHSNHVDFKRPLWEFHIIEGLENNRYAIYTKMHHSLIDGISGVRLLQRILSTDPNEREMLAPWSVGPKKKPKGVATGHTPTIQDVFYHAIDAIKEQANNTPQLVSALSRLVLSGIKGRDELAAPFVGPQSVLNMRVKAQRRIATQQYSLDRLKKLAKDADASLNDIVLYLSGSALRRFLLERDCLPQQALTAGIPVNIRPADDDGTGTAISFMISSLATNVADPIKRLETIKESTHIAKEHLQSLPRNTLNQYTMLMMSPYILQLLTGLGGRMRPAFNVTISNVPGPKETLYYNGAKLEAMYPISLIAHGGALNITCLSYGESLNFGYTGCRDTLPSMQNLAVYSGEALEELDALISKKAKTGKAKTRKAKK
- a CDS encoding SGNH/GDSL hydrolase family protein produces the protein MKKIINRMTTNTIKTPAKIASTLLIAASLTACGGAGSLLSNDRVADADNDQVVFLGDSIFALSGDLQDYLEANAGETFRRYTLSGAELTGGSIATAIDQQYLEARSDNSNINTIVMDGGGNDILIPAIFFDPHNCKTDWWQWGRLSSTCKNFIDDLYVEGVNLLNAMSDDGVENIVYLGYYYTKNAALRLDSLEEAVDYGDMRLSQACSNSTANCTFVDPRAAIRDSDILIDGIHPTSSGSQKLANLIWPVLQPLL
- a CDS encoding exonuclease domain-containing protein gives rise to the protein MSDVLNQAFVFIDLETTGGRPPGDRITEIGLKKVVNGQVVDEWQTLVNPEVTIPPFIENYTGITNEMVQDAPLFSAVADTLKRKLEGAVFVAHNARFDYSFIKSEFRRVNEPFSAKVLCTVKLSRQLYPQYIKHGMDALIARHDLPAAPRHRAMGDVDSMLAFYVHALSECGNDAVESAISKILKRPSLPSNLPADVLDELPQTFGVYRFYGENDVLLYVGKANNIYQRVMAHFSSDHSTAKGVVMTQSIRRIEWTETAGELGALLLELEQIKGLKPIYNKRSRAVDSFYTYTLIPNKQGYLSLKLVQDVDITRLDSAFGLFKSKKIAEKALQGINAANELCATLLGVDIGLGPCFQYKLGHCKGACLGEEDVARYNLRMKIAFHSLQLKRWPYNGAVAIKEHVSFIDKTHIHIIYGWIHLGTVESEEALEDFDVGQYVQACLDGESSFDPDNYRVISNYLTAPKNRLNVIMLD